Within Mustela lutreola isolate mMusLut2 chromosome 10, mMusLut2.pri, whole genome shotgun sequence, the genomic segment TCAGCACGCCCACCCTGGTCTACCTGGGCCATGTCATTTACCTGTCCCGGCGTGAGGAGCGGCTgcggcagaaggagggggagctaCGGGCGCTGCCGGCCAAGGACCCACGCGTGGAGCGGGCACTGGCGGCCATAGAGCGCCAGATGGCCAAGATCTCAGTGGCGGAGGACGGTCGCCTGCGGATCCGAGGGGCGCTCATGGGCACCTACGTGGCCAGCGTGCTCTGCAAAAGCGTGctggaggcaggcttcctgtACGGCCAGTGGCGTCTCTATGGATGGACCATGGAGCCTGTGTTCGTGTGCCAGCGCGCACCCTGCCCCTACCTCGTAGACTGCTTCGTCTCTCGGCCCACGGAGAAGACCATCTTCATCATCTTCATGCTGGTGGTCGGACTCATCTCCCTGGTCCTCAACGTGCTGGAGCTGGCTCACCTGCTGTGCCGCTGCCTCAGCCGGGGGATGAGGTCACCACCGGGCCAGGACACCCCCCCGACTCAGCGGAACTCCTCGGAGCCCTACGCTGACCAGGTCTTCTTCTACCTCCCTGTGGGCGATGGACCCTCATCCCCGCCATGCCCCACCTACAACGGGCTCTCATCCAGTGAGCAGAACTGGGCCAACCTGACTACAGAGGAGAGGCTGGCTTCTTCCAGGGCCCCCCTCTTCCTGGACCCACCTCCCGAGAGTGGCCAGAAATCCCCCAGTCGCCCCAACAGTTCTGCTTCCAAGAAGCAGTATGTGTAGGGGTCCGGGGCTCCTGTCACCCAGCAGAGGGGCCCCAGAAAATGTGGTTGCCTTGGATACCCCCTCCAGGAAGACTGCAGGGATGAGGGGGGCAGTGGAAGCCAGTGCTTGCTGGCCAGGCAGCCTCATTGCAGCCTGTTTTTGAACATACGGGGCCTTCCTGGTGAGCAGAGGGCACCGTGGTTTCCCCTCCAGAATGTGACTTTGCCCCAGGCATGGACCAAGCCAGCTTGGGGTGCTCTTGGCTAAGGCTGTTGTGGCATCTCTGGACTTTTTCATCTGGTTCAGAGCAAGCCTGGAGCCAGTGtcaccccaccctctgcccacGTGCCCCTCACAGGAGAAGGCTGGTCGAGGCTGCTGGGTCGGCCTTGATCACACGCACGGAGCCTGCGCTGGGTCTGGCCCTGTCCGGGGGACTGGTGTCTCGTTCTCATCACTCCTTCCTAGTTCCACTGTTTAtgcttctaaaataaacaagactTGATCACAGGCTAGGTGTGTACTGATGCTGTTGTGATGTGCCTCCAAGGGTTGGGGGAGCAGTTGCTTTgcccatcttccctttctttgaaGTCCTGTGTGATCTTTGACTTCCGCAACCCCAACTCCACCCATACCTTAAACCCTCACACCACTATATCCTGCTTCTCAGCAGCCCTGAGTCTAAACACTCACTTTTTGAAATGCCTCTGACATGGTTCTCCTCTCTCCATTCCCACTACCTAGCCCCCCACGCGCCCCGTGGCCATCCAGTGCCCCCGGCCACACTGTGAGCAGTGAACCTCCTTACCGGACACCCTACTACCCAAGCGTACCCGCCAGCCGTGCTCTTTACAGTCCAGCTCCAGTGGGCCCCGCACTCTATCCCTCCTCATCCTGGGCCCCTGGGTATTTGGGAAGGCAGGCTTAGATCACTTGCCCCTTCCTACCTTGGTCCTTTCTACTCTGCCCACCAGAAAGAGCAACTTCGGGGCCTGAATCATGTATCTTCCCCTTGCACCAAAAACTCAGTAAGAACAGACGATGGCAGTACAGAGAAGTGGGAAGAGACTGTGAAGGGACCAGATCTTGCCTGAATCACAtttgcagaaaaggaaacagtggaACTGGATCTTGACAGGTGGATTGGAGTTCACTGGGAAGGTGAAGAAAACACGGAGTATTAGAGCAGAGAACATTGTTTCTGCAAAAGCATGGAGAAGAGGGATGCTCAGGGGCTTCAGAGGGTGCTTATGGCTTGATGAGCCATCCAGGATGTGGGAGGTGTGGCTGGGGCTGAGCCCAGTGTTGGCAGACTTGACCTTTCATGGAAGGTGACATGGGTGGAAGAGAACACTTAGATAATGGCCTTCAGAAGCAAGCTGGTTGTCCTTCCCTGCCCAGGGAGATCTGGGCCTGGGGTTGGAAGGGGGACTGGGTCCATCTCAAGGGGCCACGTGTCTCTCCTTGAGAGCCTTTGAAGCAGGTTGGCAACCTGTCTCCACTTCCatcaagataggtctccaaaaCACCAGTCCTGCACCCCTCACCCCAAAACTAACTTACACACTACTTACCTGTCAAGTCTGAATGCTCAGCCTAGAAAGTTACAGCCCTATAACTCCTCCAGCTCCAGTTCCTCTTGATCCCTCTGAATCCCAGGAATCCAATAGACCATCCTCCTCATGGTTCCCCAGACTCATCTGGGTGTGCTCCCACATTGGTCCTTTGCCAGTCCAGAGCACTACTTCCCCCCACTTCCAAGCTTCACCGGTCCTTTAAACACTACACCACCCTGGAAAAGGCAGTACCTGATTGTGGAGAGAAAGATGATTTTTGACATCAGAGAGTCCTCAATGTCCATGCTGCTTCTGACATGTACAAAGCCATGCCGTCTTAACTCAGTCATTTCACTTTTTTGAGTCTGTTCTATCCTCTATAATATGCAAATAACATTACCTGCCTCATAAGGAACAAGACATAAAAACAAGAGGAAGCACAATCTTGTCCCTGGCTCCTAGTAGCCATGCAACAAAATTCAGTTCAGCCTCCAGCAAGGCTATCACAGGTCCTTCTGCCTCAGGGAAGCCCTCCTTGATTTCTCCAGCCAGTCCTCAGGAAACTGAACTACTGCTTAGTATGAGTCCACTCCATCTCCCCAGTGAGTCTCTAAGGATCACTGGGGAGTCTATTTTATTCCCCATGGGCCTATCCCATCATTCACTATGAAATGAGGGACCAAGTTAGACTTGGCAGAAAGCAAGCTGCTTGTGCTTAAGAAGGGCACAATCCAAGAGGCTGAGGTCCTCTTCCAAGGGATTCTCCCCGAGCCAGGGTGAGAGGGCAGATCTGTGGGTTAGAGGATAGTCTCTTAGAGCCATCCCAACCTGAAGGTTGTAGAAGCCTGTGCTTACAGTAGGTATTCCCTACCCATCCTAatttggaaaggagaaagaagaaagttttaGATGAGTGAGGAGGgtatccttcccttccctcaaaGTTCATCCATTCCGAGCTTGGACTGGTGTCCGGGGTCAGGCCAGGGGCTTGGTTCTTGGGCAAGAACTGGAGTTGGATCCTAGGCTGGTGGCCAACAAACACGAAGGCAAATGGGCTGTCGTTTAAGAATGAGaatactcggggcgcctgggtggctcagtcggttaaagcctctgccttcagctcgggtcatgatcccagcatcctgggatagagccctgcatcaggctgtctgctcagccgggagcctgcttccctctctctctctctgtctgcctctctgcctacttgtgatctctgtctgtcaaataaataaataataccttaaaaaaaaaaaaaaaaggaatgagactaCTGTCCTGGGATGGGAATGGGGCCGCACAGAGGCAGTGGGGGCAGAGCAGTCGGGGGAAGACTTATGGATGAAGGATGGCTAAAAGCTCCAACCCACCTTACTCTTTTCCTAGGGCTTTTgtaacaaagcaccacagactgggtggcttcaacagAAACCTATTCTCTCagagtcctggaggctgggagtctgagaTCGGGCTGTTGGCAGGGTCAGTTCCTTCTGGGGACTGTGAGGCAGagtctgttccaggcctctctctccTAGCTTCCATGAGTTGCCGGCCATCTTTGACATTCCTTGGCATCACCTCCATCTCCACCTTCGTCTTCACGTGgcattctccctctgtgtgtatcCGTATCTGTGTCTACATTTTTTCATAAGGACGTCAGCCATATTGGATTTTAAGGCCattctaatgacttcattttaacttgatgacctctgtaaagaccctatttccaaataaggtcacattctgaggtactagagGTGAGGACTTCAGCATACCTCTTTGGAGGGGGAGGGCATAACCCACACtgccaccccaccacccccacctcacctCAAAGCACTAGTGGGGTGAGGCCAAGGAGAATGTTGAGTATGTACTGGACTCAGGCATCTCCTTGTTGACGTGGGCCTAGATGGAACCCAGCACATTCCACCTCGCTCCTTCCTCCCACCTGCCTATTCCTCACCACCACCAAAATCTAAGATGGTAACAGGCAGTTCTCAGTCACAGAAAGAGTCCTATATAGGAGGCTTGACTCCTGCCTCCCATTCCTCACACTGATTTGATTCTggtccttttccttctctgggcctcagatcCCCCCGCAACTGTGAAATGAAAGGGTTGAGTGAGAAACAGGTATGTGGCAATTAGTTATGAGGAGCCTTGCAAGGAAGTAACCTGTGACTAATCACTGGTCTAAAGCTCATGAGTGATGTGCTATTTTCATCAATCAGAACGGATTCCAGATTGTTCCTATAATAAGATCAGTTCCAGTCACTTGAATTCACATTGCCTTCCTGAGTAGGAAAGAAAGGGACAGGGTTATGCGGAGTGCACTGGGAATTTTGCATAACCCAAGGTCATCTTATCTATGACCCGGGGGAGCATGTGAACGTCATGGGTCGTACAGAAACAGAGCTGTGGGGCTGGGTGATGTCAAACCTCTTCCCAGCTTAACATGCTGGTTCTGCTGTGCTTGTTCCCTGGCCACTGGGGTGCTGACCTCATGATTCTACCACCAGCCTCCAGTGACTACGCTGAggatcttttgtttcctttttacacTAACCTCAGCATGACCGCTGACATTTATAGAAAGGGATCTCTACCACGGATTGTTAGAACTTCTTTTTCCATCTTACAACTTTCCCCACCAGCACTGGTTCTGACCCCAAGTGTCACACAAGGCCCAACCATTTTGTCCTTCCCAGGCAAGCACCGTAGCCACAAGCGAATAGCCACCAAGCTGGTGCACATTCTGTTCTTCTCCTATTCTTCCAGCTGACTCTGATTTCCAGAAGTCTCTGGCCCATCAGCAATCTGTCTACTTTCCTCTTAACGTGTGCCTCACTCCCCTGGGTGCTAGACATGATAGTCAAGGTGGTCAGGATCCAGATTATCACCTCCCTTGACTCAAAACTTCTACCTCTATTAATGCAACATAGGATTATAttaacttttctattttcttctcttttccatatctagaaaatttttttagattataaaGATCATCCATGATCATTGTAGAAAATGAGATCTCACCCATGCAGGCATAATAACTATCAATATTCAGAAATAATTCCTTTCAGGCTcttccatgaatatttttaaatgaaatctgaaTGAAGGTGTACCTACAGTtctgtattctatttttattttacataaatcatAGGCCTTTTCTCCATGTCATCAAGTTGGAAACACTACTTAATGACTTTATCATTATCTACTTAACCATGACCCTGATATTGGATTTTTAGATTGTTTGCAATTAATTATCCTCTATTATAAATTGTATTGTGATGTAGATGCCTGCACATAAGTGTTTTCCAAATTGCCtatttcctttaaagaaagaCATTCCAAGAAGTAAAATTACTGGGTCAAAGGTAcggcatttttcattttaaaaagttaggggCTTTTTTCTGATTGTGGAAGTAATTCACTATGGGTGATTCAGAAACGCAGAAACGCACAAGCAAACCCTAAGAAGGAAAGGCACCAGCCACCTCTGAGCGTGGGGGAGAAGAAGGTGAAACTGAAAACAGGAGCCCTGACTCAAGGCACAGGGACTGAGGatccttcttcccccacccctgggggTTGGAAGCCTGTTCTCAGGGGACAACAaagcagagatggagagggagacacCATGCAGAGTGCAGGGTGGAAGCAGCATAAAGAACataggggaggggaatggggcgcctgagtggctcagtcattaagtgtctgccttcagctcaggtcatgatcccaggaattgatcatgatcctggaattgagccccacattgggctccctgctcagcagggagtctgtttctccctttcccacacccctgtttgtgttcctgctcttgctgtctctctctctctctctaaaataaaaaataatttttttatttctctctctctaaaataaaaaataattttatttatttattcacataaataaataaaatcttaaaaaaaaaaaaaaaagaacacgggAATTGAATGGAAGTTTACCTACTTAATGGTGAGAGCCTCCCCCACAGCTGGTTCCCAGAATGCTGGTTCTAGATGAGGCTATAAAAAGAGAATCTGATCTAGACTGCAGGCAGTGGAAGGCAGCTATGAGGAAGTGAGCCTCAGCCCCCGAAAGGTGAGGAGGGAAGCTCAGGGAAGAGATGGGGAGAGCAcctcaggcagagagaacaacCCTCTCCAGACCCTAAAAGGAGGAGGCTTCATACATTATTCGTTTTTCAGGTCATTTTCAGGACATTTTTCTAAATGACCTGCAAATTcctctccagaaaaaaaatgatttatatattcaATAGTGCTGTACAAATGTGCCCATTCCAAGGCACCCACACATTATTAAAATTGTTTAGTTCCTCAGTTATTTattaatcagaaaaaatatatatcactttTTAATACATAAGTCTTAACTACTGGTGAAGCTAGACATTTTAAAACTACTTCTTTAGCACTTTTCTTCCATggattttctttgtccattcttcTCTTGGGTTTTGGTGTTTTCTAATCAATTTGTTTAAGCTTTTTATAGAGAGAGGATATCAACTCTTTAACAGgcatattataaaaaatttccttagtgtgttatttttttcctttctaatctctATGCAGTCAAATTTATCGATTTCTTTCTGTATAATGATTTCATGTTTATACTGTTTCCCCCCTCTAGAATTATTTTTCAGCTTCTAATGTTTGACCTGTCCTGAACATAACAGGAGACAAATAACTAAttgttgaataaaataataaacaaataaactaacTTTAGCATACAAGGTGAGGTAATAGCTTTTCTCCCCCCACTAACTAATGATTCCAACAGCACTTACTGAATGATCCTTCCCACACGAATTTATGATATCCACTTGGCCATACActacatttttatacataaagCAATCCATTTCTGGACTACCTAAAATGCCATTctattgatttattaatttatatgatACTAACACTCTTCGCATTGGTGTAGCTTTATAACACATTCTAAAATCTGGTAGAATACCTTCTGCTTTGATTTTTTCACTTCTCTTCAGAATCCTGGAAGCCATGTATATACTTTCTAGGCAGGTGTTTGGAAGATCTGCTCAGTGGAATCTGACAGACCCATAAGAAAAGACATAGATATGTGGCCAGTAAGCGTTGCCAAAGGAAACAGTCCTCTCCGTGGCCTTGTGATGAAGACCAGTCAGAAAGCCCCACCCATTCACTCTGAGCATCCCAGGTTATTGTGGTGACCCTTCCTTAATATGAGCACACAGCCAACGATGCCAAGCGTTCAAGGAAAGCATCTTATATGAAAGAGTCTGAAACAAATCACTGACCACCCAGCCGAATGGACAATATATAAGTCCACACTACTGAAAATTTTCAGAACACCAGAGACAAAGAGATGAGCCCACAATTTTACAGAGTACAGAGTTCCATATGTGGTCTCAAGAATCAAAATagaatcacacttttttttttaaagattatttatttatttgacagagagagagagagatcacaagtaggcagagaggcaggcagataaagaggggggaagcagtttccctgctgagcagagaaccctgatgcgggactcgatcccaggatcctgggatcatgacctgagccgaagaggctctaacccactgagccacccagatgagcaaaagaaaaaagagagagagggaaagacaaatcaagaaacagactgtactgtagagaacaaacagatggttaccagatttgtctttccctctctctctttttttcttttgctcatctgttttctcaaattccacatgtcagtgaaaccatatattatttgtctttgactgtcttattttgcttagcattataccctctagatccacctGTGTAattgcaaatagcaaaatttcattccttttatggttaaataatattccattgtatatttataccacttcaatggacacttgggctatctctataatttggctattgtaaataatgctgcaagagACACGGGAGTGCACATATCCAtttgagttaatgtttttgtacttttggataaatacccataGTGAAATTACttgatcataggatagttctatttttaactttttgaggaaccgccatactcttttccacaggagctgcaccagtttacattcccactcaTAGGGCATGAGggttccttcttctccacatcctcctcaaCCCTTACGTCTTTTgactttgattttagccatcctgacagttGTGACGCagcatctcattgtagttttgatctgcatctccgtgatgatgagtgatgttgagcatcttttcatgtgtctgttggccatctatatgttgtggttagagaaatgtccattcatgtcttccacccatttttaattgaatcacttgcttttttggtgttgagttgtataaattctttatatattttggatacaaatccttatcagatatgttatttgcaaatatcttctcctgttcagtaagttgccttttaatgttgttgtttctttttcattgtgcagaagcttttcatttttatgcagtcccaattgtttatttctgtttttatttgtcttgctcaggaaacaaatctagaaaaatgttgctaaagctgacatcagagaaattactgcctgtgcactcttctaggatttttatggtttcaggtctcacatttaggtctttaacctattttgagtttatttttgtgtaagaaaatagccctgtttcattcatttgcatgtagctgtcagttttcctaataccatttgttgaagagactgtctttttcccattggatattcctccttgctttgtcaaagattaattgatcacgtaattgtgggtttatttctgggttttctattctgttctattgatttatgtgtctatttttgtgccaggatcatactgttttgattatattACTTtgcaatataacttgaagtctggaattgtgatagctccagctttgcttttttttcccccaagattactttggctatttggggtcttctgttgttccatacaaattttaggattgttagtTGAGGTTCTGTGAAAAACATTACTGTCATTTTGATAGAGAGTGCATaaaatctgtaaattgctttaggtagtatagacattttgaaaatacttgttcttccaatccatgagcatggagtttctttccatttctttgtgttatctaCAATTATTTctctcatcaatgttttatagttttcaaaatacagGTCTTCCACTTCTTTGGTTGGCTTTACTCCTAGgtatattattattgttgttgcaaTCATGAATGggagtgttttcttaatttctctttctacagcttcattattaatgtatagaaatgcaacacattttgaacattggttttgtatctgtgactgaatttatttatcagttctaatagatTTTTGGTGGTCTTTcaggcttccttttttttaaaagatatttttcttatgtatttatttgacagagagagagtgagaacaagcagggggagcatcagtcagagggagaagcaggctccccactgagcaaggagcctgatgtggggctcaattccaggactgtgagatcacaGATCAGCcgaagactgagccacccatgtgcccccaggttttctatatatagtcatgtcatctgcaaatagtggaagttttacttcttccttaccagtttagatgacttttatttctttttgttttttgtctgattgctgtgtctaggatttccagtactatgttgaatgaaagtgctGAGAGTGGACATCCATGTCTTGTTGCTGTCTTTAGGGGAAAGATCCtcggtttttccccattgaatatgatgttcactgtgggtttttcatatatagatagcctttattatgttgaggtgttttccctctaaacctactttgttgaggatttttatcatgaatagatattacactttgtcaaatgctttttctgcatctattgaaatgaccatatggtttttattctttctcttattgatgtgatatatcacattgattgatttgcaaatattgaaccatccttgaagcccaggaataaatcccacttgataatGATGAATGATTATTTTTCACTGTATTGTGGGATTcatattgctaatattttgttaaggatttttgcatctatgttcatcagagatactggcctgtagttttttttttttttttttttttttttttttttttttttgtggtgtctctATCTGGTCTTGGTATTAAGGTGATCCTGGCCTCATAGAAGGAACTTGGaagttgtttttcctcttctgttttttggaatagtttgagaagaataagtaacTCTTCTTTCAATGCCTTTTTTATGTCATTCTTTAAATTGTTCTTACTGTCTACAGCAAATTACTTGCCTACTCAGATTTCCTTCTTCACGAATCTTAGTACTTCATATTttcccacaaaaaaagaaaaaagaaaatgctatttgaATTAGGTGTTTGGGCAGCCTTAGGTAATCACACCATTGATTCTCACTTTGCTTACACTTCAACCAAAAGCCCTAAATAAATTGTCCCTTGGCTTCTTTGTGTGCCGTGTGGAGACATTTTTTATCAGAGCTATACTAGTTTGGTGGGCTGCCACTAAGCTATTACTAAGCATGAGCTTATGCAGTTGGGAATTTGGGCAATAAAAGTGACACATCTGACATGCCATCATGTCTACTTCAACCCATTATGCTAACTAACAAGAACCATCCTCTTAAATCTGGACTTTCATCCAGAGTATTAGCCACTTTTAGCTTTGATAAATCGGATTTATCCTTCATCTGGTAAGTCTGAGAGTTTAATACAATTAAGTGGCTTTCTCTGGTGGAGTTTACATTTATCCCTGGGCCTGTATGTTTAGGGTCTTTGTTAAGTGCAAAATACTATTTCTAAAAGACCATACCCTTGCTCCACCCCACTGCATAGGAGGGAAGGCAGCACAGAACAGCAAAGTACACAGAAAACATGAGCATGTGAGAGACCAGATTACCTAGGCCATGTCCTGGACTTGGAGAATCTCAATGAGCATGGCTGTGGCCCAGAGGATCTCTAAGAGCAGAAACAGAAAGTCAAGGATTGGGGGATAGTGGATTCTTACAAGGGGAATGAGAGACACACATGGAAAGTCAAATTCAGCACAGGACCCATAAAGCTTCTCAAGACTAGATGCCCAGGCATTACATTAGGACCACAGGTGCCCAACCCACACTTTAGCTATAGGAAAAAATCATTCTCAGCCTTATGGAAGTCAGTTCCTGCATAGAACAAAATGCAATATGGCAGGGAGCCCAGATAGCTTCCTGGGATTGGCTTGAGAGAGACCCCCAAAGGAACTGACAGATAACAGCAGGGCGTATCTGAGCCAGACCTAGAGTACCTGGAGTAGAAACAATGAGGGGACAAGCCTAGACTGAGAATACCAACCTAACAGTAACATCAGCAGAAGTTTGGACACTATTTCCAAATGAGATTATACATACAATGTGCTTTAGCATATCTATGAAAAGCATTCAAAATTCACATCTTTGAAGCATaccataatattaatatataattatttactaTCTAATAAGCAAGAGCTTCAAGAAGTAAAAACAGACCAGGCTTTTCAACTCCTGAAAGACTTTAAAACGAGAAACCCAGACAAAGGATTTTAGTAATCTGAGTTTCTAAGTCTCTTCCACTAGACCATAAGATCCCTGAGGGCCTGGACTACGCATCTACAAAACCCACAATCAGGAAATTCCCACCAAAAGTATCCATTCTCTGAACTAGAAAAAATGGGTTCATTAAGGTTTATAGAATTTAATTGAACTGAACTCAAAGATTCTGACAAGGCACAGGAGGCACACTTTCAAAAGAATAAAGTCCATGAGTTTTTCTGCAATATATGAAGAAGTAGAGAGCAAGAGATTTACAACCAATTTAAGAGAAGAGGACTCCAAGATATTGCATGAAGGAAGGTAAGTGtcacaaaaggaaaggaaaggaagctacATTCCTGGAGGATGGGGCAAAGGTAGAGGGACATGGGTGGGGCAGAGATCCAGGCAGGTAAGAGAAGTTCAGCCGCCTCTGAACAGGCATCCAACCCCTTCCCAGTCGGGAGGGAGTCCTAGGAGAAAACTGATCTACCTCCCATCATTAAAGCTGAAGTGAGAAAACACCTTTTCCCTGGAACCTTGCAACCAGTGACCATGACTTAAGTTCACTCAATCAAATGTTTCTGCCTAGCTCCCTTGTGGTAGTGCTGCCTAACAGCACAGGTAAAGATGAGCCCAGTGCTATGATGGTGTCTTAGTCAGTTTGGggtgctataacaaaaatacaatacattaggtggcttaaacaataattgtttatttctcacagttctggaggtcaggaaGTCAGAGGTCAAAGTGCCAGCCTACACTTTAATAATGATATGAGAACAAGAATAGGAGACAAGGTTTTGGGCCCACTTGCGGCAGAGTTGGAACTGAGACTCCTGATAAAGCCAGTAgtgtctctctcaatctctctctcagcCCTGGTGCTagtagtggggtgggggtgggggtggggaggattgtCTCCCTTGAGATTTAGTAACCATAAACCTGTTCTCACACACTTAGGGAATTCAATTTCTGCTCTTTGTGACAGCCAGCTATCCCGAACTCAGAAATGAACATAATGAGTAATCTTTAGCCAATATGAGCCTTAGGTACctggaagaaactgaaaaaaagtcACTGTTGAGGGATGTTTCCTTAAGCAAAGCCATGGGGTAATCCCACAGATAAAGCACCACTGTATATGAACACACAgtccaaaattataaaacacacaaGAGAATAATACACTATGAATTAGAGTAAGCAAAACAACATACAAAGGATTTGACCTCCCAAAAACTTCAAATCACTAGGCCATTGGATAGGTTCAATAGATTGAATTGTGATAGATTGAATGAGTGGCCCCAGCACTTTATCCCTCCTTGCATCTACACCCTTGCAATGGCCTCATTAAAGGCAGAGTGTACTTTTACACCCTTTGACTTAGAACTTAAGTAGATGCCTTGTTTTGATCAACGGCATGTGGAGGAAGTAACCATGGGTCAGTTCTCAGACTAAACCTCAGGAAGCCTCATgtatttctgtttgttcttttgtgcCTCTTCAATCATCACGAGAAGATCCTCCCCTCAGTGGCTGTTGCCCTTTCGACCAGGGCCCTGAATAAACACTCCAGAAGCAGAGCTGCCCCAGCTGACCACAGTTCTCCAGTGAGAAATGGAGCCATGCCAGCCATCACAGTGTTAAGcagaggctccctgttgagcctaGTCTCCCTCTGCAGAGCTGTCCCAGCCAATCAACAGATGCATAAGaaagccactaagtttgggggtGATAATT encodes:
- the GJA4 gene encoding gap junction alpha-4 protein, whose protein sequence is MGDWGFLEKLLDQVQEHSTVVGKIWLTVLFIFRILILGLAGESVWGDEQSDFECNTAQPGCTNVCYDQAFPISHIRYWVLQFLFVSTPTLVYLGHVIYLSRREERLRQKEGELRALPAKDPRVERALAAIERQMAKISVAEDGRLRIRGALMGTYVASVLCKSVLEAGFLYGQWRLYGWTMEPVFVCQRAPCPYLVDCFVSRPTEKTIFIIFMLVVGLISLVLNVLELAHLLCRCLSRGMRSPPGQDTPPTQRNSSEPYADQVFFYLPVGDGPSSPPCPTYNGLSSSEQNWANLTTEERLASSRAPLFLDPPPESGQKSPSRPNSSASKKQYV